The DNA window AAGATTCTGCCGATCGCGTTCTGTCTGACTATGGCGCTGCTCAACTGTTGCGGGAGCTGAATATTCCTACCCATGATCCGCTCACCGATCTGCGCCTTCAGGAATGGATTCAGGAACGAGCAGGTAACTTTAATAGAGATATGGCTGGGGTGATTGCCGAAGCAGATCTGGAAGATTCTGCTGGACGAGGCACCATCGGTGTAGTGGCCCTTGACCAAGATGGACATGTTGCAGCAGGTACATCTACGGGTGGGAAAGGCTTTGAGCGCATTGGTCGGGTGAGTGATTCGGCTATGCCTGCGGGCAACTATGCCAACGCCTGGGCTGGCATTAGCTGCACGGGGATCGGCGAAGATATTATTGACGAATGCTTAGCGGCGCGCATTGTGGTGCGGGTCACCGACGGGGCGTCTTTGGAGGATGCGTTCCATCGTTCGTTTGTGGAATCTCAGCAGCATCAGCGTGACCTCGGTGCGATTGGGGTAGCGCAATCAGGGGCGATCGCTTGGGGAAAAACCAGCGAAATTCTCCTAGCGGCCTACCATAACGGCGATGCGATCGGCGATACCCTAGAGCTGCCCGAAGGAATGCAGACGGGGAGCTGTTGATAGAGCCTGCTATAAAATAGGCGATCGCTCCTTGAATAAGATAAGGAGCGATCGCTGGTTATCGATGCTTAGCCTAGGACGTTCAGACTAGGAGATTTGGGTTAGGAGGTGGCGATCGCCACGTCTGGCTG is part of the Leptolyngbya sp. CCY15150 genome and encodes:
- a CDS encoding isoaspartyl peptidase/L-asparaginase, whose amino-acid sequence is MSNHPVQPKLIIHGGAGSSLKGKGGAEAVRKSLYHIVETVYDQLLRGSSAKDAVILGCQLLEDEPRFNAGTGSVLQSDGQVRMSASLMDGASQSFSGVINVSRLKNPIYLAQFLQDSADRVLSDYGAAQLLRELNIPTHDPLTDLRLQEWIQERAGNFNRDMAGVIAEADLEDSAGRGTIGVVALDQDGHVAAGTSTGGKGFERIGRVSDSAMPAGNYANAWAGISCTGIGEDIIDECLAARIVVRVTDGASLEDAFHRSFVESQQHQRDLGAIGVAQSGAIAWGKTSEILLAAYHNGDAIGDTLELPEGMQTGSC